The sequence gtattagacatcttgggacgtttagttcttagatcatgggggctggccatttggccatgcttgaaccttttacttatgtattttttagcggtagagtttctacacaccatagattaaggtgtggagctctgctgttcctcaaagattaatgcaaagtactactgcttttctattcaattaaacttattccgcttctaagatattcattagcacttcaatatgatggatgtgatgatcgtgatagtcatcatcattctcaacttatgaacgcgtgcctgacaaccacttccgttctaccttagattgaatggatatctcttggatatctaatacaggggaccgagtccgagatattagtgtcttcgtggtataagttagaacccatggatggccattcctaagatccagaaagtctaaaccttgtctgtggtattctgagtaggatctgggaagggatggtgaTGACATgttatcatgtcatgtttttctatgctttttctttgtttttttaacaggttttatgcactttcttgagccataagtaagccaattgggtagaattttatatttcctttgattcaatcaatcatggataaattgatgcattttcatgagattttgtgctataattgtcatatattaagCATAGCTTGGaaaaacaatctcatgattttaagcatagctttgatacttttgattgattgatgataggtgaaaaagcttggaagaaggttgaagaaaaaaaGATGGCAAGGGCAAGAAGGAggactcacgtttgagctaaagtttgcctcaaatttAAGCTCAAACGTGAGGAAAAGCAAAATTTCATCCAGGGAGGCCAGaagcttgcgccaatgtttgcctcaaacttgaggtcaaatgttggttTGCAAAAACATCATCCAGGGaagcaaaaagcttgcgccaacgtttgcctcaaacttgaggtcaaacgttgctccccacagcctgaaggggtatacttccaacaagaataacttgagctacagagctccaaatgaggtgattccaaaaccattagaaagtaggaatcaagagatttccaagcatatatggcactacatggtggacataAAAATTGAGGGAAAAAACTGCCCTGAAAAGTGCATAAACAGACATGAcaccaacctgtagtaaggccagctgacctctgcaccttcgatggagtataactcgagctttggagctccaaatgatgcgctttcaatggcattgaaaagtagacattcagggctttccaacaatatataatagtatggggtggacaatgtgtTTGAGCCTCCATAATCTGgcattttcgaccacgtttgaggcaaacgtcgcctcaaacattgcacaccaaggccagcgaCCCTAttcccttcaaaggagcataacttgagttgtagatgtccaattgaggtgattccattgggttagaaagctgacattcagagctttccaactatatataatagtctatagtgggcatgaaattggcaacattgacaagaggacaaagtagcatccCAAGACTTGATGTGCAACAAGTGTCAACGTTTGCGTCCAAGTTGGGCCTCAAACTTGGActcaaacgtggatggcagcacAAAGGGCCAGCtgctaaaaaaaaaaagcttgagttaaagtttgcctcaaactttgacttaAGCTTAAATGATTCATAGCCCGATTCACAAACGggtttcttctcaagaccaagaacaatcaacagaggccatcctcaacccaaatccaaagcaagcaaagaccattatcatcactcaaaggcacaagagatagttaaaataggaatttcatttaattgtaatttgttttgaatttcaatttcatttttcattttcattttgtaaagcctatataaggcattaTTTTCATCTTTGTTAGGAGGCGAGCTCTGCTAGAGCATTAGAAGGCcagctccaatagggagttttgcactctttagttttcattttgctttctctcttagtcttattttctgttttgaaattttggattgagattggaaggaattctgttttcattctctatctgcaacctctctttacttcttctgcaatctttcttttaattctttgCAACTtatctcttgttggatcaaggaaggacttgagatctatacttgttttctagtctcctccacccctgagatcttcaacatccttttaattgctgcaatttagcatcagtcattttctgtttttaatctttcaagtatttttactttctgttgcattgcttctagtttacatttcctgcaattgctctaagttcttattcactgcaattttgcttctctacTTACATTGTTCCcaatttattcttcctgcaattgaAATTTCCAATTGcgtgatctattgctctctttaatttccaacaccccagcccctttacttttcatgcaatttacttttcttgcaatttaagtttcagctattttactttcttgttctttaagttacttgcaattttactttctgcatctttaagattcattgcaatttactttctgttggctacatttcacacaattcactcaatgttagcttgactaaactaattacccactaaaattgcttgaaccatcaatccctgtgggatcgacctcactctaagtgtgttttactacttgatacgacccggtatacttgccgattagttttaggtgttttggaaattcgtttttccacaaaaaacaCCATcagatggctgtgacgagcttcaaactcgtgagtgctgggcgtagtgacagacgcaaaaggagggtgaatcctattccagtatgatcgagaacctccagatgattagccgtgccgtgacagagcatttggacctttttcacagagaggatgggatgtagccattgacaacggtgatgccttacagaaagctttccatggaaaggagtaggaatgattagatgaagacagcaggaaagcagaggttcagaggaacgaaagcatctctatacgcttatctgaaattctcaccaatgatttacataagtatttctatctttattttctgtttatttattattagtattcgaaaactctataaccatttgatatccgcctgactgagatttacaagatgaccatagcttgcttcataccaacaatctccgtgggatcgacccttactcacgtaaggttttattacttagacgacccagtgcacttgctggttagttgtatcgaagttgtgaatgaaaaaacgatttattaaagacgtgcgtactgagtttttggcgccattgcctaagatcacaatttcgtgcaccactttgtatgaggcatgggaatgatacaaggctctaatcaggaaatgtcctcttgaaatgttcaatgagtgggacaaattgcagaatttttatgaaggcttaacattgaaatctcaagaggctttggatCACTCACCAGGAGGCTctgtgcaactcatgaaaactgcagaggaggcccaaaatctcattgacatggtggctaacaaccagtatttctttgctcaccaaaggcaatgccaaccatcacaaaggaaaggagtgatggagttggaaggagtggactcaatcatagctcaaaacaaaatgatgcagtagcaaattcaacaacaatttgagcaaatggccaagaggattgatagcctccaagttgcagcagtcaacacaagtCAACCATCAACCATATGGAGGCAAGGTGAAGAAGTTTGTGAAGACCAatagcaagaacaagtccagtatatacacaaccaaaattctggatcaaatgaagtttatggtgacacttacaacccctcatggaagaATCACCCTAACCtaagatggggagacaatcacaatcagactcaacagccatggcaaagaaactcaaaccaaaacagttggaaaaacacaatccacaacaaccagcaaaacaacaaccaaaatacatatagaaaaccacaaaacacttaccccaactctaaccatcatccatccaataaccaaaccaccaaccaaaacacttaccatcaaccctcaacaccTCACAATCagccaatctcacaagactctcataggatcaccaacttggagctcttaatggagaaaatgatgaagcaccaagagatgacaacaaagaaccaggaagcatccatgaagaatatggagaggcagattggacagctttccaagCAAATTGCTACTGAGAGACCATCAAGCTCGTTAACAAGCGACACCATTCCcaatccaaaagaggagtgcaaagctatacagctgaggagtggaaagacattggtgGATAacaaagaagcaaccaagaagcctaAGGAAAGCAACAAAGAGCCAGCAGAGAAAAAGGAAGCTAGCAACAAGGACATGACAACAAGCAAAGATGTCCCAGAGAAGCTCGAAAAGAAGGACAGCCAGCCACACAATTCAAGGGGAGAAAAGGAGGAACAAACCAAGGGACAACAGCAAGTAGAGAAGAGCTTTACACCTCCGCTACCATATccccaaaggttcaacaaagaagtAAAGGATCAACACTTTCATAAGTGCCTTGAGACTTTCAGGAAGTTGGAGATAAACATTCCATTGGCGGAGGCactagagcagatgcctctatatgccaaATTTCTGAAGGAGCTTAttaacaagaagaagagttgtcATGAGAACGAAACTAtaatgctcactgaagaatgcagggcATTAATTCAAAAAGGACTTTCACCCAAACTTGAAGATCCTGGAAGTTTCTTTCTGCCTTGTACCATTGGAAAATTGATCATCAACAAGGCAATGTGTGATTTAGGGGCAAGAATCAACCTAATACCCTCTTCCTTGGTGAAAAAGCTTTGTATAGAGGAAGTTAAGCCAACACAAATGTCTCTGGAACTGGTGGATAAGTCAGTGATATGtcccaggggtatgattgaaaaccttctagttAAGGTGGACAAATTCATATTTCCTACAGACTTTGTGGTCTTAGATTCAGATGAGGATGAAGGTGATTCCATCATACTTGGAAGACCGTTtttggccactgctagggccattATAGATGTGGAACAAGTAGAGCTAACCCTCAGAATGCATAATGAAAGCATCACTCTGAATGTATTTCCAGAAATACAGACCATTGATGAAAAGAATAATTACATGGAAACTAACAAGGAAGACTTGCAATGGAAGGAAGGAATCAACAAGACAACCAGCAGTCACCTTCCAAAGCAAGAAACAGACAACACAGCAAGAAGAAAAGGGAATGAGACAATGCAGGGtgatgaagaaactcaagaagaaattGAAGCATTGACCACTAAGAAGGAAAAGCCCAAAATAAAGTCCACTATCAAAGAAGGAGGatcaacaaaaagaagaaagaaaagcaataaaaagactcaaaaggggtggaagaacaagaagatcccaactGAGGGGTTTTCCAAAGGTGATAAAGTGCAATTAGTCTACCAACATTTGGGAACAAGCCAACAATCTGATGACCACTATACTGTCAGCAAAATACTCTCACTtgaacatgctgaaattgagcaCCAAGGAAAAAAAAGGAAGTTCACTGTGATGGGAGACAAGCTAAGACACTACAGTCATTAACCACCCTAATGAGggcccaatgtcaagctagtgacaacaaaagagcgcttgttgggaggcaacccaacctgaggtagttttcttttcatagctattttaataaaaaggttaattagttttatctatattgcaagaagctaagtttggtgttgaacaccaaaacaatctaagagagaatgaaggattctaagtttggtgttccactaaaaatctcatcataaagcacattctcaccttctgcataatgatAGCTTCAAGTAATTAGATGAACCATTTAACCAatttgctgtttcctagtttttggttctattacctttagcaaagatATAAGGGTCCTACACATGGTTAACTTGTTGCATAAGGAGcgttggcaaggaactaagtttggtgttcacacaccaaagtaagtttaaAAGCCCATAAATAAGCTCTGCATACTAACCAGTTaccttaagggcttgagaagaAAGCAACTTTTGAGACTCATGCAGAAATATAGCCAACATTTGAAGACAATCTGCATTATGACTCAAAAAAGACAtaacagaaggaagaatgaaaagctgcaacccaacaggttgtatctatacttgatctttattgttgtgaAATGTATCAATTTAGGGATTCCTTCATGTCTGGCTAAAGTGTTCATTTAGTTGCAAGTGAAAATTTTTGCTGAAGAAAGTAATTTGCATAATAAGTGTCATCCCTCACTAGCTTagattttgttttgtttcccctgctgcttgaataaaagaaaaaatatttgaattagaaaagtaattgttcaatgttgcaaaagatagaatgaaagttagtggtggtatgtgtttgattaaattgttagctcacaaaataaatgctgcataatgacatgttcTTTAAAGTATGaactagtttgctgctatgatccttcaattaatgaAAAGTCCCTTGAGAAtggatcaaaacaaaaagaaaaagaaaaaaaaaagccaagaagtggcaaagaaacaaacaataaggctagacaccaatagcttggaccctaggacacatgcctgtggtgtttttgtacttggatatgcttggacaagtaggttctgaggagtatttcaaaacttggccacttagatcaactgatttgggattgctgatgagcggataatttatacgctttttggcattgtttttagcatgtttttagtaggatctagtcacttttagggatgttttcattagtttttatgttaaattcacatttctggactttactatgagtttgtgtgtttttctgtgatttcaggtattttctggctgaaattgagggacttgagcagaaatcagattcagaggttgaaaaaggactgctgatgctgttggattctgacctccctccactcaaagtggattttctggagctacagaactcgaaatggcgcgcttccaattgcgttggaaagtagacatccagggctttccagcaatatataatagtccatactttagccaagaattgacgacgtaaactggcattcaacgccagccttctgcccaaatctggcgtccagcgccagaaaaggatccaaaaccagagttgaacgcccaaactggcacagaaactggcgttcaactccacaaatggcctctgcacgtgtcattcaggctcagcccaaacacacaccaagtgggcccaggaagtggatttatgcatcaattacttactcatgtaaaccctagtagctagtttattataaataggacctcttactattgtattaggtatctttggtctcagttttaatccattgttcatctttggtagccactgacaacggtgatgcccttgcatacagccagccatggaaaggagtaagactgattggatgaagatagcaggaaaacagaggttcagaggaacgaaaagctatctccgtgggattcgacccttactcacgtaaggtattacttggacgacccagtgcacttgctggttagttgtatcgaagttgtgacaattatgtattgagatcagcacaccaagttgctcacgttgccagggattgtttgagcctggacatcacaatttcgtgcaccaagtttttggcgccgttgccggggacttaattgttcctgtttggcgccaagaatcgtctgagatcccaatcccagcaacaacaccaagtttttggcgccgttgccggggattgtttgagtttggacaactgacggttcatcttgttgctcagattgggtaactttcttttcgttttcttttcaaaaatctttcaaaaatatttttaaaaaaaaaatttttcttttgttttcgaaaaaaataaaaatgttttcaaaaatttattcaaaatttttaagaatgaattctagtgtttcatgaagcatgtgaagcctggctggctgtaaagccatgtctaaattcatttggactgaggcttgcaatttgttatcaagagcaaattAGTTGTCGCTCATCCACTtgctgctgatccatgatcacctgctgaagcttggctggcgattggccatgtctagtgttttggactggagctttctttgaaagcttggttggctagtgagccatgtctaattcctggactgaagctttagactaacatggcaagattcctggaattcatattaaaaatttttggaatcctcatttttccttttaatatgcgaaaaatataaaagaaaaatccaaaaaaaaattagaaaatcaaaaaaatcaaaaatatttttgtgtttcttgtttgagtcttgagtcatgttataagttggtgtcaattgcatatgcatcttgcattttttcgaaaatatcatgcattcatagtgttcttcaagatcttcaagttgttcttggtaagtcttcttgtttgatcttgatgatttttgaatatgttggctcttgaaagaatgatgaaaaggagaaatattatttgataatataaaaaatcataaaaatgattcttgaagcaagaaaaagcagcaaagaacaaagcttgcagaaaaaaaaaagagaaaaaaaaaagaaaaaaataggcgaaaaaaaaaaaagaaaaagaaaaagcaagcagaaaaaaccaataacccttaaaaccaaaaggcaagggcaaataaaaaggatcccaaggctttgagcatcagtggataggagggcctaaaggaataaaatcctggtctaagcggctaaaccaagctgtccctaaccatgt is a genomic window of Arachis ipaensis cultivar K30076 chromosome B06, Araip1.1, whole genome shotgun sequence containing:
- the LOC107646919 gene encoding uncharacterized protein LOC107646919 produces the protein MTTSKDVPEKLEKKDSQPHNSRGEKEEQTKGQQQVEKSFTPPLPYPQRFNKEVKDQHFHKCLETFRKLEINIPLAEALEQMPLYAKFLKELINKKKSCHENETIMLTEECRALIQKGLSPKLEDPGSFFLPCTIGKLIINKAMCDLGARINLIPSSLVKKLCIEEVKPTQMSLELVDKSVICPRGMIENLLVKVDKFIFPTDFVVLDSDEDEGDSIILGRPFLATARAIIDVEQVELTLRMHNESITLNVFPEIQTIDEKNNYMETNKEDLQWKEGINKTTSSHLPKQETDNTARRKGNETMQVFGSITFSKDIRVLHMVNLLHKERWQGTKFGVHTPK